The Polaromonas sp. JS666 genome has a segment encoding these proteins:
- a CDS encoding NAD-dependent succinate-semialdehyde dehydrogenase, with amino-acid sequence MNLKRPSLFRQQCHIDGQWVDASDQATLAVVNPANDEVIACVPRLTDKDVQSAIRAADKALPAWREMSAKDRSKILRRWYDLCMTHQEDLATILTTEQGKPLSEARGEIAYGSGFIEWFSEEAKRVYGDIIPAPTADRRIIVIKQPVGVVAAITPWNFPNAMITRKAGAALAAGCTIVVKPASATPFSALALADLAVEAGIPPGVFNVVTGRSDVVGGALTSSPVVRKLSFTGSTEVGKQLMAQCAGTVKKVSMELGGNAPFIVFGDADLDAAVAGVMASKFRNAGQTCVCANRIFVQDMIYDVFAAKLKVAVEAQVVGDGMQAGVNLGPLIDAAAVNKVQEHISDAIALGANVLTGGQAHALGGHFFQPTILINVSSEAKLMNEETFGPVAPLIRFSTEEEVVSMANDTPFGLAAYFYTGSYERAWRVSEALECGIVGLNEGIISTELAPFGGIKESGVGREGSKYGIEDYVEVKYICAGGLGKKRAA; translated from the coding sequence ATGAACTTAAAGCGCCCCTCACTTTTTCGCCAGCAATGCCATATCGACGGGCAATGGGTCGATGCCTCGGACCAGGCAACCCTGGCTGTCGTCAATCCGGCCAATGATGAAGTCATCGCCTGCGTTCCTCGCCTGACGGACAAGGACGTGCAAAGCGCCATCCGCGCGGCAGACAAGGCACTGCCCGCGTGGCGCGAGATGAGCGCCAAAGACCGGTCCAAAATATTGCGTCGCTGGTATGACCTGTGCATGACGCACCAGGAAGACCTGGCGACCATCCTGACCACCGAGCAGGGCAAACCACTGAGCGAAGCGCGCGGCGAGATTGCCTACGGCTCCGGATTCATTGAGTGGTTCTCCGAGGAAGCCAAGCGTGTTTACGGCGACATCATCCCCGCTCCCACCGCGGACCGCCGCATCATCGTGATCAAACAACCCGTCGGTGTCGTGGCCGCGATCACGCCCTGGAATTTTCCGAATGCCATGATCACGCGCAAGGCTGGCGCCGCGCTTGCCGCAGGATGCACGATCGTCGTCAAGCCCGCATCGGCAACGCCTTTTTCGGCACTCGCATTGGCCGATCTGGCCGTCGAGGCTGGCATTCCGCCGGGCGTGTTCAACGTTGTGACCGGCCGATCCGATGTGGTCGGCGGGGCGCTGACATCCAGCCCAGTGGTCCGAAAGCTCTCGTTTACCGGTTCCACCGAAGTCGGCAAGCAACTTATGGCGCAGTGCGCTGGCACGGTCAAGAAGGTCTCGATGGAGCTCGGCGGCAACGCACCTTTCATCGTGTTCGGCGACGCCGATCTCGATGCGGCGGTAGCGGGTGTGATGGCCTCGAAGTTCCGCAATGCAGGACAAACCTGCGTCTGTGCGAACCGCATCTTTGTGCAGGACATGATCTACGACGTGTTCGCTGCAAAGCTGAAGGTCGCCGTTGAAGCCCAGGTGGTCGGTGATGGCATGCAGGCGGGCGTCAATCTAGGCCCGCTGATCGATGCCGCCGCCGTGAACAAGGTCCAGGAGCACATCAGCGACGCCATTGCCCTGGGGGCCAATGTGCTCACCGGGGGGCAGGCGCACGCGCTGGGTGGTCATTTTTTCCAGCCCACCATCCTGATCAACGTGTCCTCCGAGGCAAAGCTGATGAATGAGGAAACCTTCGGGCCGGTCGCACCGCTGATCCGCTTTTCTACCGAAGAAGAAGTTGTATCGATGGCCAACGACACACCCTTCGGACTCGCCGCCTACTTCTACACCGGTAGCTATGAACGCGCCTGGCGGGTCTCCGAGGCGCTCGAATGCGGCATCGTCGGCCTCAATGAAGGAATCATCTCGACCGAGCTTGCGCCATTTGGCGGGATCAAGGAGTCGGGCGTCGGTCGCGAGGGCTCCAAATACGGCATTGAGGATTATGTGGAAGTGAAGTACATCTGCGCCGGCGGGCTGGGGAAAAAGCGTGCCGCATAG
- a CDS encoding NAD(P)-dependent oxidoreductase: MKKIGMVGIGMMGHGIASNIIKHGYPMVLLEHPGNQPLQGLIAAGATTTDSAATLAGVVDIIILCVTGTPEVEDVLYRKGGLLEGIKPGTIVIDCSTAIPSSTIRIAESVEKAGGRFLDAPMTRTPKEAAEGRLNLIVGGDPALFESCKPVLECYAENIVLAGPVGSGHRLKLLHNFVSLGFSAVLAEAAACADCSGIDPQVFVEILAKGGGDGAILNRLRPYIESRDNSGFRFSIANALKDMGYYTTMAQEAGAMHGTADAIRQTYATAIKKSPAQSTVPELVTLLAASQPCAAEA; this comes from the coding sequence ATGAAGAAAATCGGAATGGTAGGGATCGGCATGATGGGCCACGGGATCGCCAGCAACATCATCAAACACGGCTATCCCATGGTGCTGCTTGAGCATCCCGGGAATCAGCCGTTGCAAGGACTGATCGCGGCCGGCGCAACCACGACAGACAGCGCGGCGACCCTTGCCGGGGTGGTCGATATCATCATCCTGTGCGTGACCGGCACGCCGGAAGTCGAGGATGTGCTGTACCGCAAGGGCGGGCTGCTCGAAGGCATCAAGCCGGGCACGATTGTGATCGACTGCTCTACCGCCATTCCCTCATCGACGATCCGGATTGCCGAGTCCGTCGAAAAGGCGGGGGGGCGATTTCTCGACGCGCCCATGACCCGCACGCCGAAAGAGGCTGCAGAAGGGCGGCTCAATTTGATCGTGGGCGGCGACCCGGCGCTCTTCGAGAGCTGCAAGCCGGTGCTTGAGTGCTATGCCGAGAACATCGTCCTGGCCGGTCCGGTCGGATCCGGCCACCGGCTCAAGCTGCTGCATAACTTTGTCTCCCTCGGGTTTTCTGCTGTACTCGCCGAAGCGGCGGCATGCGCAGACTGCTCGGGCATAGATCCCCAGGTTTTCGTGGAAATCCTGGCGAAAGGCGGAGGCGATGGCGCCATCCTCAATCGCCTGCGTCCCTATATCGAATCGCGCGATAACTCCGGCTTTCGCTTCTCCATTGCCAATGCGTTGAAAGACATGGGTTATTACACGACGATGGCGCAGGAGGCCGGTGCAATGCACGGCACGGCGGACGCGATCAGGCAGACCTACGCCACGGCCATCAAGAAAAGCCCCGCACAGTCCACGGTGCCTGAGCTCGTTACCCTCCTGGCGGCGTCGCAGCCATGCGCGGCAGAAGCCTAG
- a CDS encoding hydroxyacid dehydrogenase: protein MTDRIHPDAHARLALEANVVVLPDGLSREESDAALRTLLPGVQGLVVRRQLPDNLFDTPAPLCGVVRHGVGLDFIPVAQASARQIPVANTPAVNANAVAEYVFAAMFAMSRQLAFFDQEVRQGNWQSRQTAGAKTADLRGRTLGVIGYGAIGRRIGEIASQGFSMKVVAHTTTPSRLPADVEALSLEALFAASDFLVLACPLTPQTLGMIDRRVIAFAKPGAVLINVARGPVICEDDLACALTAGTISGAVLDVFEVQPLPVDSSLRKHPRVLLTPHLAGITQDAERAMGMLAVATMLALLRGERPDNVVNQEIYPKFKKA from the coding sequence TTGACCGACCGTATTCACCCTGATGCACACGCACGACTCGCCCTGGAGGCGAACGTTGTCGTGTTGCCTGATGGATTGTCCCGTGAAGAAAGCGATGCGGCATTGCGCACCCTGCTACCCGGCGTACAGGGGCTCGTCGTGCGTCGGCAGTTGCCCGACAATCTCTTCGACACGCCGGCTCCGCTATGCGGCGTCGTACGGCACGGCGTGGGGCTGGACTTCATTCCGGTCGCACAAGCTTCGGCGCGTCAGATACCGGTCGCCAACACCCCCGCCGTCAACGCCAATGCGGTGGCCGAATATGTTTTCGCGGCGATGTTCGCCATGAGCCGGCAGCTCGCGTTTTTCGACCAGGAGGTACGCCAGGGTAACTGGCAGTCCCGTCAGACAGCTGGAGCAAAAACGGCTGACCTGCGCGGACGTACGCTGGGCGTGATCGGCTATGGCGCGATCGGCAGGCGCATTGGCGAAATAGCCAGCCAGGGTTTTTCAATGAAGGTCGTGGCGCACACCACCACGCCGTCACGCCTGCCCGCCGATGTCGAGGCGCTTTCATTGGAGGCGTTGTTTGCGGCCAGCGATTTTCTGGTCCTGGCCTGCCCGCTCACGCCGCAGACGCTAGGCATGATCGATCGGCGTGTCATCGCTTTTGCCAAACCGGGCGCCGTGCTGATCAACGTCGCACGGGGCCCGGTCATCTGCGAAGACGATCTTGCCTGCGCCCTGACGGCAGGCACGATCAGCGGTGCGGTGCTCGACGTATTCGAGGTCCAGCCGCTTCCGGTGGACAGCAGTCTGCGCAAGCATCCCAGAGTCCTCCTGACGCCGCACCTTGCGGGCATCACGCAGGACGCCGAGCGTGCAATGGGAATGTTGGCCGTCGCTACCATGCTGGCGCTGCTTCGCGGCGAGCGGCCGGATAACGTTGTCAATCAAGAGATTTACCCAAAATTCAAGAAGGCATGA
- a CDS encoding mandelate racemase/muconate lactonizing enzyme family protein: MKITKINAIPLSYRLPEGKTVTMGVGSTIKRDAIIIRVETSEGITGYGEAHPGRSPGAITSLIHNTIAPMLIGMKATDCVGAWQRVHRMQLSSHGLGAGAALAISGIDMALWDIRGKAANMPLYELLGGSKRRIPAYAGGIALGYQPKESLAEEAQEYIARGYKALKLRIGDAARVDIERVRHVRKVLGDEVDILTDANTAYTMADARRVLPVLAEIQAGWLEEPFACNDFASYREVAKITPLVPIAAGENHYTRFEFGQMLDAGAVQVWQPDLSKCGGITEGIRIAAMASAYRIPINAHSSATGLNHAATIHFLAATENAGYFEACVSKFNPFRDMFGTSFEIGADGCVEPPDAPGLGIEVDESIFEKYPAVDGPGYVVKF, translated from the coding sequence ATGAAAATCACAAAAATCAACGCGATCCCCTTGTCCTACCGCTTGCCCGAGGGCAAGACCGTCACGATGGGGGTTGGCAGCACGATAAAGCGCGATGCCATCATCATCCGTGTGGAGACTTCTGAAGGAATCACCGGCTATGGCGAAGCCCATCCCGGCCGCAGCCCGGGGGCCATCACCAGCCTGATCCACAATACGATCGCGCCGATGCTGATCGGCATGAAAGCGACCGACTGCGTGGGTGCGTGGCAACGCGTGCACCGCATGCAACTCTCCAGTCATGGGCTGGGTGCCGGTGCTGCGCTGGCAATTTCCGGCATAGACATGGCCCTGTGGGACATCCGCGGCAAGGCGGCCAACATGCCCCTGTATGAGCTGTTGGGTGGCAGCAAGCGACGCATCCCGGCCTATGCGGGCGGCATTGCACTTGGCTATCAGCCCAAGGAGTCACTGGCGGAAGAGGCACAGGAATACATCGCCCGCGGCTACAAAGCCCTGAAGCTGCGCATCGGGGATGCCGCCAGAGTGGATATCGAACGCGTGCGCCATGTGCGCAAGGTATTGGGCGACGAGGTCGACATCCTGACCGATGCGAACACGGCCTACACGATGGCTGATGCACGCCGCGTGTTGCCGGTGCTTGCCGAAATCCAGGCGGGCTGGCTGGAAGAGCCGTTCGCCTGCAACGACTTCGCTTCGTATAGGGAAGTGGCCAAGATCACGCCGCTGGTGCCGATTGCGGCGGGAGAAAATCACTACACCCGCTTCGAATTCGGACAAATGCTCGATGCTGGTGCGGTCCAGGTCTGGCAACCCGATCTGTCCAAGTGCGGAGGCATCACGGAAGGTATCCGCATCGCCGCCATGGCCTCGGCCTACCGCATTCCGATTAATGCCCACAGCTCGGCGACCGGTCTGAACCATGCGGCAACGATTCACTTTTTGGCCGCCACCGAAAACGCCGGCTACTTCGAAGCCTGCGTCTCGAAATTCAATCCATTCCGCGACATGTTTGGCACCTCGTTCGAGATCGGTGCCGATGGCTGTGTCGAGCCGCCGGATGCGCCGGGCTTGGGCATTGAAGTGGACGAATCCATTTTCGAAAAGTATCCGGCTGTCGATGGCCCGGGTTATGTAGTGAAGTTCTAA
- a CDS encoding tripartite tricarboxylate transporter substrate binding protein yields MYTLTKRVFLSLCLGTMLSSIAVVATAADVFPERSVRIVVPYTPGGFNDTLARVVGERLSKMWNQPVVVDNRPGGNTTIGNTFVAKSPPDGYTVLITPLPFSALPGLYGPQLPYDALKDFSPLVWAGSTQNVLTVRNDLPVNSVKELLDYAKKNPGKLNYGSTGSGSSNHLSMELLMRMTDTKMTHIPYKGSAPAVLAIMGGETDVFFDNIPNVLPHLKAGKMKAIAVTGTQRSVLFPSLPTIAEAGVPGYEVNVWFGMQLPAGTPKPLVDSMNRDIVRVLKEPEIIKRFREQGVEVVASSPAAFGQLVQGEVLKWTQVIRDANIKVE; encoded by the coding sequence ATGTACACGTTAACGAAGAGAGTTTTTCTGTCGCTTTGCCTTGGCACCATGCTGAGCAGCATTGCTGTTGTTGCCACGGCGGCTGATGTTTTTCCGGAACGATCGGTCCGCATCGTCGTGCCCTATACGCCCGGCGGATTCAACGACACCTTGGCGCGCGTGGTCGGAGAGCGGCTGTCGAAGATGTGGAATCAGCCCGTGGTGGTTGATAATCGCCCAGGCGGCAACACCACCATTGGCAATACCTTTGTGGCCAAATCACCACCCGATGGCTACACCGTCCTGATCACGCCGCTGCCGTTCTCGGCGCTTCCCGGCTTGTACGGGCCGCAGCTGCCCTACGATGCCTTGAAGGATTTCAGTCCCCTTGTCTGGGCGGGCAGTACGCAGAACGTACTGACGGTGCGCAACGATCTGCCCGTCAACAGCGTCAAAGAGCTTCTGGACTATGCCAAAAAGAACCCGGGCAAGCTGAACTACGGCTCTACCGGTTCCGGTTCATCGAATCATTTGTCGATGGAACTGCTGATGCGCATGACGGATACCAAAATGACGCACATCCCGTATAAAGGCAGCGCGCCTGCTGTGCTGGCGATCATGGGCGGCGAGACCGACGTGTTCTTCGACAACATTCCGAATGTGCTGCCGCACCTGAAGGCCGGAAAAATGAAAGCCATTGCCGTTACGGGAACACAACGTTCGGTGCTGTTCCCGTCCCTTCCGACCATTGCGGAAGCAGGCGTTCCGGGCTATGAAGTCAACGTGTGGTTCGGCATGCAATTACCTGCGGGAACGCCGAAACCACTGGTCGACAGTATGAACCGGGACATCGTCCGCGTGCTGAAAGAACCAGAAATCATCAAGAGATTCCGCGAGCAAGGCGTCGAAGTGGTTGCCAGCTCACCCGCGGCATTCGGCCAGCTGGTGCAGGGCGAAGTACTGAAATGGACGCAAGTCATACGGGATGCCAACATCAAGGTCGAATGA
- a CDS encoding mandelate racemase family protein: MKITDVTLTLFAWENIPATSYGAHTGRFSGESKLGLLAVTTDQGVTGHAFLGSAFYAADMDGASLIRYLKPLLLGQDPLDRERLYKAMWKRVRTTTVRAIGAVDIALWDIAGKAAGLPIHRLLGSYRDRVPAYISSAVLASPQAYAEEALHYKSLNMAAYKIHPPQAWRDDIKVCEAVRKAVGDDYLLMLDSVWSYDYAAALRVGQAIEALGYYWYEDPLADADIYNYVELRKKLRIPIMATEYPAGGLDAYAPWIMERATDFLRGDVAVKGGITTLIKTAHLAEAFHLNYELHHGGNSLNNFANLHVIMAIQNTEFFEVLLPAESQKYGLLQDIVIDSDGMVYAPTGSGLGATIDFELIERKKLALLA, translated from the coding sequence ATGAAAATCACAGATGTGACCCTGACCTTGTTCGCCTGGGAAAATATTCCCGCCACCAGCTATGGTGCCCACACCGGGCGGTTTTCAGGCGAAAGCAAGCTCGGCCTGCTCGCGGTAACGACGGACCAGGGTGTGACGGGCCATGCCTTTCTGGGTTCGGCGTTTTATGCGGCGGACATGGACGGCGCGAGCCTGATTCGCTACCTCAAGCCGCTTCTTCTCGGGCAGGACCCGCTGGACCGTGAGCGTCTGTATAAGGCCATGTGGAAACGCGTGCGCACCACCACGGTCCGCGCCATCGGCGCGGTAGACATCGCGCTGTGGGACATCGCAGGCAAGGCGGCCGGACTGCCGATCCACCGGCTGCTCGGCTCTTACCGCGATCGCGTACCGGCGTACATCAGCTCCGCCGTCCTGGCGAGCCCCCAGGCCTATGCCGAGGAAGCGCTCCATTACAAATCGCTCAACATGGCCGCCTACAAGATTCATCCGCCGCAAGCCTGGCGTGATGACATCAAGGTCTGCGAGGCGGTGCGCAAGGCGGTGGGCGACGACTACCTGCTGATGCTCGATTCAGTCTGGAGCTATGACTACGCCGCGGCGCTGCGTGTGGGCCAGGCCATCGAGGCTTTGGGGTACTACTGGTATGAAGATCCTCTCGCCGATGCGGATATCTACAACTATGTCGAACTGCGAAAAAAACTGCGTATCCCGATCATGGCAACCGAATACCCGGCGGGCGGGCTCGACGCTTACGCCCCCTGGATCATGGAGCGGGCCACCGACTTCCTGCGCGGCGATGTGGCAGTCAAAGGCGGGATCACCACACTGATCAAGACCGCCCACCTGGCCGAAGCTTTTCACCTGAATTACGAACTGCATCACGGCGGGAACTCGCTCAACAATTTCGCCAACCTGCATGTGATCATGGCGATCCAGAACACGGAGTTCTTCGAAGTGCTGTTGCCGGCCGAATCGCAGAAATACGGCCTGCTCCAGGATATCGTCATCGACAGCGACGGCATGGTGTATGCCCCGACCGGCTCGGGCCTGGGTGCCACGATAGACTTTGAGCTGATCGAACGGAAAAAGCTCGCACTATTAGCATAG
- a CDS encoding DUF1508 domain-containing protein gives MAAPYFALTAANGKIIGTCALYATAAARNTGMVWVKANAPAANTVA, from the coding sequence CTGGCAGCGCCCTACTTTGCTTTAACAGCCGCCAACGGCAAAATAATTGGCACCTGCGCGCTGTACGCTACCGCCGCCGCGCGCAACACCGGCATGGTCTGGGTAAAAGCCAACGCGCCAGCTGCCAATACAGTGGCGTAG
- a CDS encoding DUF262 domain-containing protein, whose translation MSYIPKTISEVVLEYINRTTFLPAIQREYVWDTEGIEKLFDSIMGNYLPSTRGLMPRHRQLHRHHWQRPTLL comes from the coding sequence TTGAGCTACATCCCAAAAACTATCAGCGAAGTCGTTCTCGAATACATCAACCGGACGACCTTCTTGCCGGCAATCCAGCGCGAATACGTCTGGGACACGGAGGGCATCGAAAAGCTGTTCGATTCTATTATGGGCAATTATCTTCCCAGCACGCGTGGTCTGATGCCCCGTCATCGGCAACTGCACCGCCACCACTGGCAGCGCCCTACTTTGCTTTAA
- a CDS encoding IS3 family transposase (programmed frameshift) — protein MRKSNKFSPEVRERAVRMVQEHRGEYPSLWAAIESIAPKIGCVPQTLHEWVRRHEIDAGSRQGVTTVEHERVKALEREVKELRKANEILKLASAFFAPGGARPPIQVLRDFIDQHRDTYGVEPVCKVLQIAPSGYRRHAAQQRDPALRCARVQRDDTLAPEIERVWQANMRVYGADKVWRQLRREGMAVARCTVERLMRRSGLQGVRRGKVVRTTINDAAAARPLDRVNRQFKAERPNQLWVSDFTYVSTWQGWLYVAFVIDVFARRIVGWRVSSSMRTDFVLDALEQALYARQPDADDALIHHSDRGSQYVSIRYSERLAEAGIEPSVGSKGDSYDNALAETINGLYKAELIHRRAPWKTKEAVELATLEWVAWFNHHRLLEPIGYIPPAEAEENYYRQLASQSVTPV, from the exons ATGAGAAAGTCAAACAAGTTTTCCCCCGAAGTGCGCGAACGCGCGGTCCGCATGGTGCAAGAGCACCGTGGCGAGTACCCGTCCCTGTGGGCCGCCATAGAGTCCATCGCACCGAAGATCGGATGCGTGCCTCAAACCCTGCATGAATGGGTACGCAGGCACGAAATTGACGCGGGAAGTCGCCAGGGGGTGACGACTGTCGAGCATGAACGCGTCAAGGCCCTTGAACGGGAAGTCAAAGAGCTACGCAAAGCCAACGAGATCCTGAAACTGGCCAGCGCGTTTTTCGCCC CAGGCGGAGCTCGACCGCCGATTCAAGTCCTGAGGGACTTCATTGACCAGCATCGCGATACCTACGGGGTCGAGCCGGTCTGCAAGGTCTTGCAGATTGCCCCATCGGGATACCGGCGCCATGCCGCGCAGCAAAGAGACCCGGCACTGCGCTGCGCACGCGTGCAGCGTGATGACACTCTGGCGCCAGAGATTGAGCGGGTCTGGCAAGCCAACATGCGGGTCTACGGTGCTGACAAGGTCTGGAGGCAGTTGAGGCGTGAAGGCATGGCGGTGGCCCGCTGCACGGTGGAGCGGCTCATGCGCCGCTCGGGTCTGCAGGGTGTGCGCCGAGGCAAGGTCGTACGCACGACCATCAACGATGCAGCCGCTGCCCGCCCGCTGGACCGGGTCAATCGGCAATTCAAGGCCGAGCGACCCAACCAGCTGTGGGTGTCGGACTTCACCTATGTCTCGACCTGGCAAGGCTGGCTGTACGTGGCCTTCGTCATCGACGTGTTCGCCCGGCGCATCGTGGGCTGGCGGGTCAGCAGCTCCATGCGAACGGACTTCGTGCTCGATGCGCTGGAGCAGGCGCTGTACGCCCGGCAGCCCGATGCAGACGATGCGCTGATCCATCACAGCGACAGGGGCTCGCAATACGTTTCGATCCGCTACAGCGAGCGTCTGGCCGAAGCGGGCATCGAGCCGTCTGTGGGCAGCAAAGGCGACAGCTATGACAACGCCCTGGCCGAGACGATCAACGGCTTGTACAAGGCCGAATTGATCCACCGCCGGGCACCCTGGAAGACCAAGGAGGCTGTGGAACTGGCAACCCTGGAGTGGGTGGCATGGTTCAACCACCACCGGCTACTGGAGCCCATCGGCTACATTCCTCCTGCCGAAGCTGAGGAAAATTACTATCGGCAACTCGCCAGTCAGTCCGTCACACCGGTCTGA
- a CDS encoding flavin reductase family protein: protein MQKYWLITGSVGPRPIALVTSLSESGLCNTAPYSAFNYMGEDPPLFAIAVDHYGEESHRPGEIKDTLKNIMERKEFVVNMVDETIMDRMVLCGTDYPADVSEAASVGFELTQSNVVGVPRVLDAPIAWECKLFKIFDFSKNRSIVFGEIVSMYFRDDLINEETLRVNVDRFAPVGRLGGPNYCRSTDRVRLPVPTFLPSSGKPRI, encoded by the coding sequence ATGCAAAAGTATTGGCTGATCACGGGCAGCGTGGGACCTCGTCCGATCGCCCTTGTTACGAGTCTGAGCGAGTCTGGTCTCTGTAACACGGCACCGTACAGCGCTTTCAACTACATGGGTGAAGACCCTCCCCTGTTCGCAATTGCCGTCGATCACTACGGCGAGGAAAGTCACCGCCCCGGTGAAATCAAGGACACCTTGAAAAACATCATGGAGCGCAAAGAATTTGTCGTCAACATGGTGGACGAAACGATCATGGACAGGATGGTTCTTTGCGGGACCGACTACCCAGCGGATGTATCGGAAGCTGCCTCCGTTGGTTTCGAACTGACGCAGTCAAACGTCGTCGGCGTGCCTCGCGTCTTAGACGCTCCGATTGCATGGGAATGCAAGCTTTTCAAGATATTTGACTTCTCAAAGAACCGCTCCATAGTTTTTGGAGAAATCGTCTCGATGTATTTCCGGGATGATCTCATCAACGAGGAAACACTGCGCGTGAACGTGGATCGCTTCGCTCCGGTCGGACGCCTCGGCGGGCCCAACTACTGCCGATCCACAGACAGAGTTCGCCTCCCAGTGCCAACCTTTTTGCCTTCGTCCGGGAAACCCAGGATATAG
- a CDS encoding DUF4863 family protein: MINSPVSNGSALPEKGDVLPTGPHKPKLMAAIARLLDFIKDRPLDAALEKDLNDRYGATTEGYAELLGLLRIGIAEGWACYAEIDGPDYRRGRLAKPSAETHGFSVETGMLKDVLGNYHRHPLGEINMIGPVDATGRFCGYGAGWKVFAPDSQHYPTVTGGKVTMLFFLPGGQIEYMTPPIPQQ, encoded by the coding sequence ATGATTAACTCGCCTGTTAGTAACGGGTCAGCCCTACCGGAAAAAGGCGACGTCTTGCCTACCGGACCACACAAACCGAAGCTGATGGCGGCGATTGCCCGTCTGCTTGATTTCATTAAAGACAGGCCGCTTGATGCGGCGCTTGAGAAGGATCTCAACGATCGTTATGGCGCAACGACGGAGGGATACGCAGAGCTCTTGGGTTTGCTGAGGATAGGTATCGCCGAAGGTTGGGCATGCTATGCCGAAATTGACGGCCCTGATTATCGCCGCGGACGCCTTGCCAAGCCATCCGCCGAGACCCATGGGTTCAGCGTGGAGACCGGGATGTTAAAGGACGTGCTCGGCAACTATCACCGTCACCCTCTGGGCGAGATCAACATGATCGGGCCGGTCGATGCCACAGGACGTTTTTGTGGATACGGCGCGGGATGGAAAGTTTTTGCGCCCGACAGCCAGCACTACCCGACAGTCACCGGCGGCAAGGTGACGATGCTGTTTTTTCTGCCTGGCGGCCAGATCGAATACATGACCCCACCGATTCCGCAGCAATAG